A section of the Hirschia baltica ATCC 49814 genome encodes:
- the rplQ gene encoding 50S ribosomal protein L17 — translation MRHGIAHRKLNRTSEHRKAMFANMAASLVQHEQISTTLPKAKELRSFVDKLVTLGKKGDLAARRQAISKMRDKEMVQKLFDVLADRYKDREGGYTRVLKAGYRYGDNAPMAVIELVDRDVEAKGKADRERVEAEAAMAMED, via the coding sequence ATGCGTCACGGAATTGCGCACCGCAAGCTAAACCGCACGTCGGAGCACCGTAAGGCCATGTTCGCAAACATGGCTGCGTCTCTTGTGCAACACGAGCAGATCTCAACTACGCTTCCAAAAGCAAAAGAATTACGTTCTTTTGTAGATAAGCTAGTTACTTTGGGTAAAAAGGGTGACCTTGCAGCCCGTCGTCAGGCTATTTCAAAAATGCGTGACAAAGAGATGGTTCAAAAACTATTTGACGTTCTTGCAGACCGTTACAAAGATCGCGAAGGTGGTTACACACGCGTTCTTAAAGCAGGTTACCGTTATGGTGATAATGCTCCAATGGCGGTTATCGAGCTTGTTGATCGCGATGTTGAAGCCAAAGGTAAGGCTGATCGTGAGCGTGTAGAAGCTGAAGCTGCAATGGCCATGGAAGACTAG
- a CDS encoding DUF3011 domain-containing protein: MSNTSSITKWASVAAIAASTLFAAPAAFADQGLKVQIVQKTLKSNHRNDRNVRPITVLRECGSSGYRSNVCHFDVNFNIADARVYDRKSKGSCDEGDEWGLRGNTMWVRDGCRAIFELSSVRFPNSRGQEYGHNDGRGNIPSYPRNGGIRNISHSDQNHAIGLCAREANQQAYRLNAYSAQYRSQPYVDIGRQGRLRVTGSMRVHGPNGFRNRDTVCAIGQNGRVQRFNFD, encoded by the coding sequence ATGAGCAATACTTCATCAATCACTAAATGGGCGTCAGTCGCTGCGATAGCAGCGTCCACGCTCTTCGCGGCTCCCGCAGCTTTTGCAGATCAAGGGCTTAAAGTTCAGATTGTCCAAAAGACATTGAAATCAAATCATAGAAATGATCGGAATGTGCGTCCCATCACAGTCTTAAGAGAGTGTGGATCATCGGGATACCGCTCAAATGTTTGCCATTTTGATGTGAATTTCAACATTGCAGATGCCCGCGTTTATGATCGTAAATCAAAGGGAAGCTGTGATGAGGGTGATGAATGGGGACTTCGCGGGAATACAATGTGGGTTCGCGATGGATGTCGCGCAATATTTGAATTGTCCAGCGTGAGGTTTCCAAATTCACGGGGCCAAGAATATGGCCACAATGACGGTAGAGGGAATATCCCATCATATCCTCGTAATGGCGGCATTCGAAACATTAGTCATTCTGATCAAAATCACGCTATTGGGCTGTGTGCACGAGAAGCCAATCAGCAAGCATATCGTTTGAATGCATATTCCGCACAATATCGCAGCCAACCTTATGTTGATATTGGTCGCCAAGGTCGTTTGCGTGTCACTGGCTCCATGAGGGTGCATGGGCCAAACGGGTTTAGAAATCGCGATACAGTCTGTGCGATTGGTCAGAATGGCCGCGTTCAACGGTTCAATTTCGACTAA
- the crcB gene encoding fluoride efflux transporter CrcB: MQNIVLVALGGAIGATARYSLSGFMLRVFGPGMPWGTFSANILGSLLLGVLTGWLAFKIDGGNNWRLFLATGVMGGFTTFSTFSLETMLMIERKAYLQAASYALGTLALGVIAMFIGLMIARKVFAI; this comes from the coding sequence ATGCAGAACATTGTTTTAGTTGCTCTAGGCGGCGCTATAGGCGCGACGGCCCGCTATTCGCTTTCTGGTTTTATGTTGAGAGTGTTTGGTCCGGGCATGCCTTGGGGCACATTCAGCGCAAATATATTGGGATCGCTTCTACTTGGAGTGCTGACGGGATGGTTGGCGTTTAAAATTGATGGCGGCAATAATTGGCGACTGTTTTTAGCAACGGGTGTGATGGGTGGTTTTACCACTTTTTCGACATTCAGCTTGGAAACAATGTTGATGATAGAGAGAAAAGCATATCTCCAAGCAGCGAGTTATGCATTAGGGACTTTGGCGCTCGGGGTAATCGCCATGTTTATTGGATTGATGATCGCCCGAAAGGTTTTTGCGATATGA
- a CDS encoding HAD-IA family hydrolase, translating to MSLKLAVWDLDGTVIDSREMIQAAMVFAFEKSGFRTPDFDETRKIVGLSLKTAIEYMLPEADPNAIQRVYEDYKTGFVALRSNPDLKEPLYDGAIELLQDMVADGWLMGVATGKSRQGLSHILQMHDLEKYFDTHWCADDGPGKPHPHMVQKNMDELGCFAEQTVMIGDATFDMQMARAANVHALGVSWGFGKAEELIEAGAHDVHHDFAGLRKGLYAFGDKVTS from the coding sequence ATGTCACTTAAACTCGCTGTATGGGACCTTGATGGAACTGTGATTGATAGTCGTGAGATGATTCAGGCTGCTATGGTTTTTGCGTTTGAAAAATCGGGTTTTAGAACGCCTGATTTTGATGAAACCCGTAAAATCGTTGGCTTGTCGTTGAAGACAGCTATTGAATACATGCTGCCCGAAGCTGACCCAAATGCGATTCAACGTGTGTATGAAGATTACAAAACTGGATTTGTTGCGTTGCGCAGCAATCCAGATCTCAAAGAACCATTATATGATGGGGCTATTGAACTCCTTCAAGATATGGTGGCCGATGGTTGGTTGATGGGCGTTGCCACAGGTAAATCTCGCCAAGGGTTGAGCCATATTTTGCAGATGCACGATTTAGAAAAGTATTTTGATACGCATTGGTGCGCTGATGACGGTCCGGGAAAACCACACCCTCACATGGTTCAAAAGAACATGGATGAGTTGGGTTGTTTTGCCGAGCAGACAGTCATGATAGGCGATGCCACTTTTGATATGCAGATGGCACGCGCCGCAAATGTGCATGCATTGGGGGTATCATGGGGATTTGGAAAAGCTGAAGAATTGATCGAAGCGGGTGCACATGATGTTCATCATGATTTTGCCGGTCTTCGCAAAGGTCTATATGCGTTTGGGGACAAAGTAACATCATGA
- a CDS encoding RluA family pseudouridine synthase: protein MENENSEDKPWEKGDFSKKLTKPYQVTHADRDYMDELLLGEDDSILAFNKPSGLACQTRSPADRTFDALLQVYVKRNGKRPRMLHRLDMLTSGVIIAARTKPATSFFQQTFERREAYKSYLAIVRGPAFEKSEGVIDAHLQRYQKEPNLALMRPCDVDGEGAQDARTRYLVLSSQNDYHFLLLTPETGRTHQLRVHLEHFGRPILADPYYGTDALEGSYQPARLMLHAYRLLTPHPDGGEIDIIADVPDDMKECLTALSLENGLLALQDKTG from the coding sequence ATGGAAAACGAGAATAGTGAAGACAAACCATGGGAAAAGGGCGACTTTTCTAAAAAGTTAACAAAACCTTACCAAGTAACGCATGCGGATAGAGACTATATGGATGAACTTCTGTTAGGTGAAGACGATTCTATACTCGCATTCAACAAGCCCAGTGGTTTAGCTTGCCAAACAAGAAGCCCAGCAGATCGCACTTTTGACGCATTGCTCCAAGTCTATGTGAAGCGCAATGGCAAACGACCGCGCATGCTGCATAGATTGGATATGCTCACGTCTGGCGTGATTATCGCTGCACGCACAAAGCCTGCAACATCATTCTTCCAGCAAACCTTTGAACGGCGTGAAGCTTATAAATCTTATCTGGCAATCGTGCGCGGACCCGCTTTTGAAAAAAGCGAAGGTGTCATTGATGCCCATTTGCAGCGTTATCAAAAAGAACCAAACCTAGCATTGATGCGACCGTGTGACGTTGATGGTGAGGGCGCACAAGATGCGCGTACTCGCTATCTCGTCCTATCAAGCCAGAATGATTATCATTTCTTGCTACTAACACCAGAGACAGGGCGCACGCATCAATTGCGAGTGCATTTGGAGCATTTTGGACGGCCCATACTCGCTGATCCCTATTATGGAACAGACGCTTTGGAGGGAAGCTATCAGCCTGCGCGCCTTATGCTGCATGCCTATCGTTTGCTGACACCACACCCTGATGGCGGAGAGATAGATATAATCGCGGATGTTCCAGATGATATGAAAGAATGTCTCACGGCTTTATCCTTAGAAAATGGCCTACTGGCGTTACAGGATAAAACAGGCTAA
- a CDS encoding potassium channel family protein: MLLQNLIVAIIMVSLITCVHFLGLTGLIALLRRDNITRRTAASLWLQSGAILAVIMLLFLLHTIEIWMFAALYLFLGEFSSFEAALYFSTSTFTTVGYGDIYLDEKWRMLAAIESAAGFLLLGWSTAFLVSVTSKLRLLESLIDSPRDEKDEIDDSH, from the coding sequence ATGCTTTTGCAAAACCTCATCGTAGCCATAATTATGGTAAGTCTGATAACCTGCGTTCATTTCTTGGGACTGACAGGTCTAATTGCGCTTTTGCGTCGAGATAATATCACGCGGCGGACCGCAGCATCTTTATGGCTGCAAAGTGGAGCTATCCTTGCGGTCATAATGCTTTTGTTTCTCTTGCATACAATCGAAATATGGATGTTTGCGGCCCTTTACTTATTTCTCGGTGAGTTTTCGAGCTTCGAAGCCGCTTTGTATTTCTCCACATCCACTTTTACGACTGTTGGATATGGAGACATATATTTAGATGAGAAATGGCGAATGCTTGCTGCAATTGAATCAGCTGCAGGTTTTCTTCTTTTGGGGTGGTCTACCGCTTTTCTCGTGTCGGTAACATCGAAATTGAGATTGCTGGAATCTCTTATTGATTCACCGCGTGACGAGAAAGACGAAATTGACGATTCTCATTGA
- a CDS encoding ATP12 family chaperone protein has product MKKFYKQAAIEKLGDGNWTISLDGRQLKTPAKKPLSLPTEELAEAVAGEWADQVEFIDVATMHITRLVNVAIDRTPLARPEMADEVARYAETDLVSHLAEGPTVLRERQQEGWAPIRDWAAQELNVFLLPVEGVMASPQPTTSLEAARQHAANLDDMRLTGLNFGLGLFGSAVLSLAVEQGRLLAEEAFDLSRIDEIYQAEQWGEDEEAMHRVAYNRHQALGLGVFFAALKR; this is encoded by the coding sequence ATGAAAAAGTTCTATAAGCAAGCAGCCATTGAAAAGCTTGGTGATGGCAATTGGACGATTTCGTTGGATGGTCGGCAACTTAAAACACCAGCTAAGAAGCCTCTTAGTTTACCAACAGAAGAACTTGCAGAAGCCGTAGCAGGAGAGTGGGCTGATCAAGTCGAGTTTATTGATGTCGCCACAATGCACATTACACGACTTGTAAATGTTGCGATCGACCGTACGCCCTTGGCGCGCCCAGAAATGGCTGATGAGGTCGCGCGCTATGCTGAAACCGATCTTGTATCTCATCTTGCAGAAGGTCCGACCGTTTTAAGAGAGCGTCAGCAAGAAGGCTGGGCACCGATACGCGATTGGGCTGCTCAAGAACTGAATGTGTTCTTGCTTCCAGTTGAAGGCGTTATGGCAAGTCCTCAGCCAACAACATCATTGGAAGCGGCGCGCCAACATGCAGCCAATTTAGATGATATGCGATTAACAGGATTAAATTTCGGTCTTGGCTTGTTTGGGTCTGCTGTGTTGTCGCTTGCTGTAGAACAAGGACGTTTGCTGGCTGAAGAAGCCTTTGATTTGTCTCGCATAGATGAAATATACCAAGCAGAACAATGGGGTGAAGACGAAGAGGCAATGCATAGAGTTGCGTATAATCGCCATCAAGCATTGGGGTTAGGGGTCTTTTTTGCGGCGTTAAAACGCTGA
- a CDS encoding replication-associated recombination protein A produces MTDLFSAAGLDDNAPQPLADRLRPKTLSDVIGQDHLIGADGPIGRMLANKRLASMILWGPPGVGKTTIAQLLAAGAGLEFDPISAIFSGVKDLRAAFDRAEKRRQIGKGTLLFVDEIHRFNKAQQDGFLPFVERGIVTLVGATTENPSFELNGALLSRCQVMVLKRLEDTALEKLLLRVEAETGEKLALSNEARASLKDMADGDGRYLLNLAEEVLSLGGVSPLNPDELAKLLQKRAPAYDKDRDEHYNMASALHKSVRGSDPDAALYWFCRMLEGGEDPLYLARRIVRMASEEVGLADPTALMIAGEAARTYERLGSPEGELALAHALVHITTSPKSNAVYAAYKLARKSAAQTGSLMPPKHILNAPTSMMKDLGYNEGYKYDHDQEGSFSGQNYFPDGMQRQSYYQPDGAGREASIRDRMQHWSKRRAELARQSEPKR; encoded by the coding sequence ATGACTGATTTGTTTTCCGCTGCCGGCCTTGATGATAATGCCCCACAACCGTTAGCGGATCGCTTGCGACCAAAGACCTTATCTGATGTAATCGGACAAGACCATTTGATCGGGGCGGATGGGCCAATTGGTCGGATGCTGGCAAATAAACGCCTTGCAAGCATGATTTTGTGGGGCCCGCCCGGTGTTGGTAAAACAACGATAGCGCAATTGTTGGCAGCCGGAGCGGGGTTGGAATTTGATCCTATATCGGCAATATTTTCTGGTGTAAAAGATCTGCGTGCTGCCTTTGATCGTGCTGAAAAACGTCGACAAATTGGCAAGGGCACATTGCTATTTGTTGACGAGATACATCGTTTCAATAAAGCCCAGCAAGATGGTTTTTTGCCATTCGTAGAGCGCGGGATTGTTACGCTTGTTGGGGCAACAACTGAAAACCCAAGCTTTGAGCTAAATGGTGCATTGCTGTCTAGATGCCAAGTCATGGTGCTGAAACGGCTTGAAGACACAGCGTTAGAGAAACTGCTTTTGCGCGTTGAAGCTGAAACGGGCGAGAAACTCGCATTATCAAATGAAGCGCGCGCCAGCTTGAAAGACATGGCAGATGGAGACGGTCGCTATCTGCTCAATCTCGCCGAAGAAGTTTTATCTTTAGGGGGCGTCAGTCCTCTTAATCCAGATGAACTAGCCAAACTTTTGCAAAAACGTGCACCTGCTTATGACAAGGATCGTGATGAGCATTACAATATGGCGTCGGCTCTGCATAAATCCGTGCGTGGATCAGATCCAGATGCAGCGCTTTATTGGTTTTGCCGTATGCTCGAAGGAGGCGAAGATCCGCTCTATCTTGCGCGCCGCATTGTGCGTATGGCCTCTGAAGAGGTTGGACTAGCTGATCCGACGGCCCTGATGATTGCAGGAGAAGCCGCGCGCACATATGAACGGCTTGGGTCTCCAGAAGGTGAATTGGCGCTGGCTCATGCTTTGGTTCACATCACGACATCGCCAAAATCAAACGCAGTTTATGCAGCATATAAATTAGCCCGCAAATCTGCAGCCCAAACAGGCTCGCTTATGCCGCCAAAGCATATCCTAAATGCACCAACATCCATGATGAAAGATTTGGGATATAATGAGGGATATAAATATGATCATGATCAGGAAGGATCATTTTCAGGCCAGAACTATTTTCCAGACGGTATGCAACGGCAATCTTATTACCAGCCTGATGGTGCGGGGCGGGAAGCAAGTATTCGAGATAGAATGCAGCATTGGTCCAAACGACGCGCCGAGTTAGCGCGCCAATCTGAACCAAAACGTTGA
- a CDS encoding RluA family pseudouridine synthase — MSWNKGQVLQIPVGDTEGDVRLDRWLKRRFPGLTQGQVEKLLRKGEVRVDGSRAKSSTRLEPGQVVRVPPMPSTDQGKKHPQKEEEVYVSPRDAELIQSLILYEDEDVYVLNKPSGLAVQGGTKTLRHVDGMANALTRPGQDKPRLVHRLDKDTSGLLVLAKTAQSAAEMSKHFRSRELDKIYWAVVKGVPNPNEGELRGWMMKAHGPGQDKELMTAGVHGQKGAVFAITDFKVVSTAGQRASWVALKPSTGRKHQLRYHMSEIGNSILGDAKYTCDRETPAGLPPGLHLHARALRMPRRRGSDVEVIAPLPEHMKKTFDFFGFSEDEAGNPFDTIQPMGRRR, encoded by the coding sequence ATGAGTTGGAATAAAGGGCAAGTTCTTCAGATCCCTGTGGGCGATACTGAAGGCGATGTACGTCTTGATCGCTGGTTGAAGCGTCGCTTCCCGGGATTAACACAAGGGCAGGTCGAAAAGCTGCTTCGCAAGGGCGAAGTGCGTGTGGATGGTAGCCGCGCGAAGTCTAGCACACGCTTAGAGCCGGGGCAGGTTGTGCGCGTGCCGCCAATGCCATCAACAGATCAGGGCAAGAAACATCCACAAAAAGAAGAAGAGGTTTATGTTTCTCCAAGAGATGCCGAACTTATTCAATCTCTGATCCTGTATGAAGATGAAGATGTGTACGTGCTAAACAAACCTTCTGGTCTTGCTGTACAAGGTGGTACAAAGACATTGCGTCACGTTGATGGAATGGCCAATGCACTGACACGCCCCGGTCAAGATAAACCGCGTCTGGTGCACCGTTTGGATAAAGACACATCTGGTTTGCTAGTCTTGGCCAAAACAGCGCAATCTGCTGCTGAGATGAGCAAGCATTTCCGCTCTCGTGAGCTGGATAAAATTTATTGGGCTGTAGTGAAGGGCGTGCCAAACCCTAATGAAGGCGAATTGCGTGGTTGGATGATGAAAGCGCATGGGCCGGGGCAGGATAAAGAGCTAATGACTGCTGGTGTGCATGGCCAAAAAGGTGCGGTGTTCGCGATTACAGATTTTAAAGTTGTATCAACGGCAGGCCAACGCGCCTCTTGGGTGGCTCTAAAGCCTTCTACAGGACGTAAGCATCAATTGCGCTATCACATGTCTGAAATTGGAAATTCTATTTTAGGTGATGCAAAATATACATGTGATCGTGAAACACCCGCTGGTCTTCCTCCAGGACTACACCTTCATGCACGTGCATTGCGTATGCCGCGTCGTCGTGGATCCGATGTTGAAGTGATTGCGCCTTTACCTGAGCACATGAAAAAGACATTTGATTTTTTCGGTTTCTCGGAAGATGAAGCTGGAAATCCGTTTGATACTATTCAGCCTATGGGCCGCCGTCGCTAA
- a CDS encoding DegQ family serine endoprotease, giving the protein MIKTLLTKMLRNGMAFLSVSLLAVTACSAQEAPVQTVERVVPTSQQEVTMSFSPLVKQAAPAVVNVFTSKVVKQTASPFSQDPFFQRFFGNQMGGVPRERVESSLGSGVIVGSDGVIVTNNHVIEGADEFKVVLADRREFAAELIIADQRTDLAVLKIDTEGEALPTLEITDTRQVEVGDLVLAIGNPFGVGQTVTTGIISAQARTDVGVSDYAFFLQTDAAINPGNSGGALVDSHGRLVGVNTAIFSRSGGSNGIGFAIPAEMVKRVVDAAVNDGQIIRPWLGLKGQAVTADIAKSMGLARPMGVLVTEIYPDGPAEKAGLKRGDLVKSIDGREVFDERGLKFLAATLAPGDKATLVYLRSGQDKSVKVKLAPPPGATKSEMNLIEGNASPFSGAEVADLSPALADELGRDPFASGVLVNRVLRRSLASRFGLRPGDMIREVNGSVIKTSDDLLKILKNQGGRGSTWAVTIERNGRRITSNIRM; this is encoded by the coding sequence ATGATCAAAACTCTTCTGACAAAAATGCTACGTAATGGAATGGCGTTTCTGAGCGTTTCATTACTCGCCGTGACTGCTTGTTCCGCACAAGAAGCTCCCGTTCAAACGGTAGAAAGAGTGGTGCCGACTTCCCAGCAGGAAGTGACCATGTCTTTTTCTCCTTTGGTGAAGCAAGCTGCGCCAGCAGTCGTCAACGTTTTTACCTCAAAAGTCGTTAAACAAACAGCTTCTCCTTTTTCACAAGACCCGTTTTTTCAGCGCTTTTTCGGGAATCAAATGGGGGGTGTGCCACGCGAACGCGTAGAATCATCACTTGGATCGGGAGTCATTGTCGGATCAGACGGGGTTATCGTAACAAATAACCACGTTATTGAAGGGGCTGACGAGTTTAAAGTTGTACTCGCCGATAGAAGAGAATTTGCAGCTGAACTTATCATTGCAGATCAGCGCACGGATCTAGCAGTTTTGAAAATTGATACTGAGGGTGAAGCGCTTCCAACCCTAGAAATAACTGACACACGCCAAGTTGAAGTCGGCGATTTAGTGTTAGCTATCGGAAATCCTTTCGGAGTCGGGCAAACAGTCACAACAGGTATAATTTCAGCGCAAGCACGAACAGACGTTGGTGTCTCCGATTACGCATTTTTCCTTCAAACCGATGCAGCCATTAATCCGGGTAATTCTGGGGGCGCATTGGTTGATTCCCATGGACGTTTAGTGGGCGTGAACACAGCTATTTTCTCCCGATCTGGTGGATCAAATGGGATAGGCTTTGCAATTCCTGCAGAAATGGTGAAGCGCGTTGTTGATGCAGCTGTAAATGATGGTCAAATTATACGTCCATGGCTGGGTTTAAAAGGGCAAGCCGTCACAGCCGATATCGCGAAATCTATGGGTTTAGCGCGTCCAATGGGTGTGTTGGTCACTGAAATTTATCCTGATGGTCCAGCGGAAAAAGCAGGATTGAAACGCGGAGATCTTGTGAAATCTATTGATGGCCGTGAAGTGTTTGATGAGCGTGGATTGAAATTTTTAGCCGCAACGCTCGCTCCGGGTGATAAAGCGACGCTCGTTTATCTTCGAAGTGGTCAAGATAAGTCGGTAAAGGTGAAGCTGGCACCGCCTCCGGGCGCAACAAAATCAGAAATGAATTTGATTGAGGGGAATGCAAGTCCATTTTCGGGTGCTGAAGTTGCAGACCTGTCGCCAGCTTTGGCCGATGAATTAGGGCGCGATCCTTTTGCATCGGGTGTTCTTGTGAACCGTGTATTGCGCCGTTCACTCGCATCACGTTTTGGCTTGCGTCCGGGTGATATGATACGCGAAGTAAATGGAAGTGTTATTAAAACATCCGATGACTTACTTAAAATCTTGAAAAATCAAGGCGGGCGTGGCTCGACATGGGCTGTGACAATTGAAAGAAATGGCCGCAGAATTACATCAAATATACGGATGTAG
- a CDS encoding GIY-YIG nuclease family protein, giving the protein MLIFGLHRWRGETGKKYWFNITLTDNGLPSDPGIYIFVRRYFVFWLKPLYVGKAASLSGRLKGHEKWGRAWWDLGATERHVARFSTEIERRRVEEDLIRGLKPPMNDILIPRGQDDAPNDATLLRKWKFRRYLWSWFSPGASQR; this is encoded by the coding sequence ATGCTTATTTTCGGTCTGCACCGTTGGCGTGGCGAAACCGGCAAAAAATACTGGTTTAACATTACGCTGACAGACAATGGATTACCAAGTGATCCCGGTATTTATATATTTGTCCGTCGCTACTTTGTTTTCTGGCTAAAGCCTTTGTATGTTGGCAAAGCTGCTAGCCTGAGTGGCCGTCTCAAAGGACATGAAAAATGGGGGCGTGCTTGGTGGGATTTAGGCGCGACAGAGCGACATGTCGCCCGTTTTAGCACCGAAATTGAGCGCAGACGCGTTGAAGAAGATCTCATACGCGGTTTAAAACCCCCAATGAATGATATCCTTATCCCTCGTGGTCAGGACGATGCGCCAAATGATGCGACTTTGCTACGCAAATGGAAATTTAGACGATATCTTTGGAGCTGGTTCTCACCCGGCGCTTCCCAGCGGTAA
- a CDS encoding acyl-CoA carboxylase subunit beta, which produces MSSDILERLAEKREQARLGGGQARIDKQHEKGKLTARERIEILLDEGSFEEWDMFVEHRCHDFGMEEKRIPGDGVVTGWGTIDGRMVYVFSKDFTVFGGSLSKAHAEKIVKVQQAATRNGAPVIGIFDAGGARIQEGVDSLAGYADIFLENVMASGCVPQISVIMGPCAGGDVYSPAMTDFIFMVKDTSYMYVTGPDVVKTVTNENVSHEELGGASVHAVKSGVVDGAFDNDVEALIQIRRLMNFLPGSQAEKPPTRPSFDTIDRVEKSLDTLIPANPNMPYDMRELIEKVADEGDFFEISPDFGANILCGFGRIEGAPVGFVANQPMTLAGVLDIDASRKAARFVRFCDCFNIPLITFVDVPGFMPGTKQEYGGLIKHGAKLLFAYAEATVPKVTVITRKAYGGAYDVMSSKHIRGDVNYAWPNAEIAVMGAKGAAEIIYRAERDNPEKMAERSKEYEDRFANPFVAAGKGYIDDVIQPHNTRHRIARSLRQLKNKSIKNPPKKHDNIPL; this is translated from the coding sequence ATGAGCAGCGATATTTTAGAACGACTCGCCGAAAAACGTGAGCAAGCTAGACTGGGCGGCGGTCAGGCTAGAATCGATAAGCAACACGAAAAAGGCAAGCTCACAGCCCGTGAACGCATTGAAATACTATTAGACGAAGGCTCATTTGAAGAATGGGACATGTTCGTAGAGCATCGCTGTCATGATTTCGGAATGGAAGAAAAACGCATTCCTGGAGATGGTGTTGTCACAGGCTGGGGAACAATTGATGGGCGCATGGTCTATGTGTTTTCCAAGGATTTCACAGTGTTTGGTGGTTCTCTATCCAAAGCCCATGCCGAAAAAATTGTTAAAGTCCAGCAAGCTGCCACACGCAATGGCGCGCCCGTTATCGGTATTTTCGATGCCGGTGGTGCTCGCATTCAAGAAGGTGTCGATTCTCTGGCTGGTTATGCCGATATTTTCCTCGAAAACGTCATGGCATCTGGCTGCGTCCCGCAGATTTCCGTGATTATGGGGCCTTGTGCGGGCGGGGATGTTTATTCGCCGGCTATGACTGATTTCATCTTCATGGTGAAAGATACATCCTACATGTATGTGACCGGTCCTGATGTTGTTAAAACAGTAACAAACGAAAATGTTTCCCACGAAGAATTAGGGGGCGCTTCTGTTCATGCCGTTAAATCGGGTGTGGTCGATGGTGCCTTTGACAATGATGTAGAAGCGCTCATCCAGATCCGCCGGCTTATGAATTTTCTTCCCGGTTCCCAAGCCGAGAAACCACCCACGCGCCCTAGCTTTGATACGATTGACCGTGTCGAGAAGAGTTTGGACACGCTTATTCCGGCAAATCCAAACATGCCATATGATATGCGTGAACTCATTGAGAAGGTTGCTGATGAAGGCGACTTTTTTGAAATTAGCCCTGATTTTGGCGCGAATATTCTATGCGGGTTCGGGCGTATTGAAGGCGCACCTGTTGGCTTTGTTGCCAACCAGCCTATGACGCTGGCCGGCGTGCTAGATATTGATGCTTCCCGCAAAGCGGCGCGTTTCGTGCGTTTTTGTGACTGCTTTAACATCCCTTTGATCACCTTTGTCGATGTACCGGGTTTCATGCCGGGCACAAAGCAAGAGTATGGCGGCCTCATTAAACATGGTGCGAAATTGCTCTTTGCCTACGCCGAAGCGACCGTGCCAAAAGTAACGGTGATCACACGCAAAGCCTATGGCGGTGCATATGATGTGATGAGTTCCAAACACATTCGCGGTGATGTCAATTATGCATGGCCAAATGCTGAAATCGCGGTGATGGGTGCAAAGGGTGCTGCCGAGATTATATATCGCGCTGAACGCGACAATCCTGAAAAAATGGCTGAGCGCTCAAAAGAGTATGAAGACAGATTTGCAAACCCATTCGTCGCAGCCGGCAAGGGCTATATTGATGATGTGATTCAGCCCCACAACACACGCCATAGAATCGCACGTTCATTGCGTCAGCTGAAAAACAAATCAATCAAAAATCCGCCTAAAAAGCATGACAATATCCCGCTTTAG